The following coding sequences are from one Gadus morhua chromosome 10, gadMor3.0, whole genome shotgun sequence window:
- the kcnip1a gene encoding Kv channel-interacting protein 1 isoform X2, producing the protein MGAVVGTLTMTTKERRRPSRDKVDDDLEMTMVCHRPEGLGQLEALTNFNKRELQVLYRGFKNECPSGVVNEDTFKQIYSQFFPHGDASPYAHYLFNAFDTEHSGSIKFEDFVTALSILLRGSVREKLQWTFNLYDINHDGYINKEEMTDIVRAIYDMMGKYTYPALKNDSHKQHVEAFFRKMDKNRDGVVTLDEFILSCQEDENIMRSLQLFENVI; encoded by the exons ATGGGCGCCGTGGTGGGTACCCTGACCATGACGaccaaggagaggaggaggccatcCCGGG acaaGGTGGACGATGACCTGGAGATGACCATGGTGTGCCATCGGCCAGAGGGCCTGGGCCAGCTGGAGGCGCTGACCAACTTCAACAAGAGGGAGCTGCAGGTCCTCTACCGTGGCTTCAAGAAC gagtGTCCAAGTGGTGTGGTGAACGAGGACACCTTTAAACAAATATACTCCCAGTTTTTCCCCCATGGAG ATGCCAGCCCCTACGCACACTACCTGTTCAATGCTTTCGACACAGAACACAGCGGATCCATCAAGTTCGAG GACTTTGTGACGGCTCTGTCCATCCTGCTAAGAGGCTCGGTCAGGGAGAAGCTCCAGTGGACCTTCAACCTCTACGACATCAACCACGACGGATACATCAACAAGgag GAGATGACGGACATCGTAAGGGCGATATACGACATGATGGGGAAGTACACCTACCCCGCACTGAAGAACGACTCCCACAAACAGCACGTGGAGGCCTTCTTCCGG aaaatggACAAAAACAGAGATGGAGTGGTCACTCTAGATGAATTCATCCTTTCCTGCCAAGAG GATGAAAACATCATGAGGTCTCTACAGCTTTTTGAAAACGTCATCTAg
- the kcnip1a gene encoding Kv channel-interacting protein 1 isoform X3, protein MGLVVGTFSMQTKQVNYRKDKVDDDLEMTMVCHRPEGLGQLEALTNFNKRELQVLYRGFKNECPSGVVNEDTFKQIYSQFFPHGDASPYAHYLFNAFDTEHSGSIKFEDFVTALSILLRGSVREKLQWTFNLYDINHDGYINKEEMTDIVRAIYDMMGKYTYPALKNDSHKQHVEAFFRKMDKNRDGVVTLDEFILSCQEDENIMRSLQLFENVI, encoded by the exons acaaGGTGGACGATGACCTGGAGATGACCATGGTGTGCCATCGGCCAGAGGGCCTGGGCCAGCTGGAGGCGCTGACCAACTTCAACAAGAGGGAGCTGCAGGTCCTCTACCGTGGCTTCAAGAAC gagtGTCCAAGTGGTGTGGTGAACGAGGACACCTTTAAACAAATATACTCCCAGTTTTTCCCCCATGGAG ATGCCAGCCCCTACGCACACTACCTGTTCAATGCTTTCGACACAGAACACAGCGGATCCATCAAGTTCGAG GACTTTGTGACGGCTCTGTCCATCCTGCTAAGAGGCTCGGTCAGGGAGAAGCTCCAGTGGACCTTCAACCTCTACGACATCAACCACGACGGATACATCAACAAGgag GAGATGACGGACATCGTAAGGGCGATATACGACATGATGGGGAAGTACACCTACCCCGCACTGAAGAACGACTCCCACAAACAGCACGTGGAGGCCTTCTTCCGG aaaatggACAAAAACAGAGATGGAGTGGTCACTCTAGATGAATTCATCCTTTCCTGCCAAGAG GATGAAAACATCATGAGGTCTCTACAGCTTTTTGAAAACGTCATCTAg